A section of the Mesobacillus jeotgali genome encodes:
- the hmpA gene encoding NO-inducible flavohemoprotein, protein MLDQKTIEIIKSTVPVLEVHGEQITTVFYKTMFENHPELLNIFNHANQKQGRQQRALAGTVYAAAKYIDNLEAILPVVNQIAHKHRSLGILPEHYPIVGKHLLIAIKEVLGDAATDEIINAWAEAYGVIADAFISVEAEMYDAAANQKGGWDGFRPFIVAKRVEESEVITSFYLKPVDGKAIASFKPGQYISVKLEIEGEKFTHIRQYSLSDAPRKDYYRISVKKEAGMETPDGKVSNYLHNTVEEGEVLQISAPAGDFFLDTEKDTPVVLLSGGVGLTPMVSMLNTVAELQPEKEVTFIHAAQNGKVHALKDEVAATAAKAKVNSVVFYDQPTEEDRLNNSFDVEGYITKEWLKENVNLEHSDFYFCGPVPFMKAVNAALKDLGVTEDRIHFEFFGPMASLEA, encoded by the coding sequence ATGCTAGATCAAAAAACTATTGAGATCATCAAATCGACAGTACCGGTTCTGGAAGTGCACGGAGAACAAATCACGACAGTATTCTATAAGACGATGTTCGAAAATCATCCTGAGCTGCTGAACATTTTTAACCATGCTAACCAAAAGCAGGGCAGACAGCAAAGAGCATTGGCTGGAACGGTCTATGCAGCAGCGAAGTACATCGACAATCTTGAAGCGATCCTGCCGGTTGTAAATCAGATTGCCCACAAGCACCGCAGCCTTGGCATCCTGCCTGAGCATTATCCGATCGTTGGCAAGCACTTGCTGATTGCGATTAAAGAGGTTCTTGGAGACGCGGCTACAGATGAAATCATCAATGCCTGGGCTGAAGCATATGGCGTGATTGCGGATGCATTCATCTCTGTGGAAGCGGAAATGTATGACGCAGCGGCAAACCAAAAAGGCGGCTGGGATGGATTCCGACCATTTATCGTAGCGAAAAGAGTCGAGGAAAGTGAAGTCATCACATCTTTCTACCTGAAGCCAGTGGATGGAAAGGCAATCGCTTCATTTAAGCCGGGGCAGTATATAAGCGTCAAGCTTGAAATTGAAGGGGAAAAATTCACACATATCCGCCAGTACAGCCTGTCAGATGCTCCTAGAAAAGACTACTACCGTATTAGTGTTAAAAAGGAAGCTGGCATGGAAACACCGGATGGAAAAGTATCCAATTACCTGCACAATACCGTGGAAGAAGGGGAAGTTCTCCAGATCAGTGCACCTGCAGGCGACTTCTTCCTTGATACTGAAAAAGATACCCCGGTTGTTCTGCTTAGCGGCGGAGTTGGCCTTACTCCGATGGTCAGCATGCTGAACACTGTTGCTGAGCTGCAGCCGGAAAAAGAAGTGACTTTCATCCATGCGGCACAGAACGGCAAAGTGCATGCCCTTAAAGATGAAGTAGCAGCAACCGCAGCTAAAGCAAAGGTGAATTCAGTGGTGTTCTACGATCAGCCAACAGAAGAAGACCGCCTGAACAACAGCTTTGATGTTGAAGGGTATATTACAAAAGAATGGCTCAAAGAAAATGTGAATCTTGAACACTCAGACTTCTATTTCTGCGGCCCGGTACCGTTCATGAAAGCAGTAAACGCAGCGTTAAAAGACCTTGGC
- a CDS encoding IS1182 family transposase, with protein MLSKNNPIQRDQLEMVALDQLVPQDHLVRKMEAALDFSFIYDLVKDVYSEVGRPSIDPVILIKLSFIQYTFGIRSMRQTIAEVETNMAYRWFLGYGFHDKVPHFSTFGKNYERRFKDTDLFEQIFYRILKTAADKKLISAEHVFIDSTHVKASANKNKFQKKVVRKETRVYQEKLQEEINQDREDHGKKPFPPDKFEKEETKEIKESTTDPESGYYVKDERTKQFAYSFHAASDRNGFVLGTIVTPGNTHDSLILEPMVEQVIEKVGKPNAVAADAAYKTPAITKFLMENEMTPALPYTRPRTKDGFFRKYEYVYDEFFDCYLCPAGEVLKYSTTTKEGYREYKSPKQICATCPFLGQCTESKDHQKVVTRHIWQEYVEEADHLRHTPEVKQIYAKRKETIERVFADAKEKHGMRWTTLRGLKKLSMQAMLTFAALNLKKMANWTWRSPKMA; from the coding sequence ATGCTTTCGAAAAATAATCCAATCCAACGAGATCAATTAGAGATGGTTGCTTTAGACCAACTGGTTCCTCAGGACCATTTAGTCCGTAAGATGGAAGCAGCCCTTGATTTTTCTTTCATCTATGATTTGGTGAAGGATGTGTATTCCGAAGTAGGTCGCCCAAGCATTGACCCTGTGATTCTAATTAAGCTCAGCTTCATTCAATATACCTTTGGCATCCGCTCCATGCGCCAGACCATTGCCGAAGTAGAAACGAACATGGCCTACCGCTGGTTTTTGGGTTATGGATTCCATGATAAAGTGCCCCATTTCTCCACCTTCGGGAAGAATTACGAACGCCGTTTTAAAGACACCGATTTGTTTGAACAGATCTTCTATCGAATTCTTAAGACCGCAGCGGATAAGAAACTTATTAGTGCTGAACATGTCTTTATTGATTCAACCCATGTAAAAGCAAGTGCGAATAAGAATAAATTCCAGAAGAAAGTGGTGCGAAAGGAAACACGGGTGTATCAAGAGAAACTCCAGGAAGAGATCAATCAGGATCGAGAAGACCACGGGAAGAAACCTTTTCCTCCCGATAAATTCGAGAAGGAAGAAACGAAGGAAATCAAGGAAAGCACGACCGATCCTGAGAGTGGATACTACGTCAAGGACGAGCGAACAAAGCAGTTTGCCTACTCTTTCCATGCGGCATCAGATCGGAATGGATTTGTTTTGGGAACCATCGTGACACCTGGGAATACGCATGACAGCCTGATCCTTGAGCCAATGGTAGAACAAGTGATAGAGAAAGTTGGAAAGCCTAATGCCGTTGCGGCAGATGCAGCCTATAAAACTCCAGCTATTACGAAGTTTCTGATGGAAAACGAAATGACCCCTGCTTTGCCTTATACCCGACCACGGACGAAGGATGGCTTTTTCCGCAAATATGAATATGTGTATGACGAATTTTTCGACTGTTACTTGTGTCCTGCCGGTGAGGTCCTAAAGTATTCGACCACAACGAAAGAGGGATATCGTGAATATAAATCCCCCAAACAGATCTGCGCAACCTGCCCGTTTTTAGGGCAATGCACAGAAAGCAAAGACCACCAAAAGGTGGTAACGCGCCATATCTGGCAGGAGTATGTGGAAGAGGCGGATCACTTAAGGCATACACCAGAAGTAAAACAAATCTATGCGAAGCGCAAGGAAACCATTGAGCGTGTATTCGCAGATGCAAAAGAAAAGCATGGCATGCGTTGGACAACCCTGAGGGGGCTTAAAAAATTGTCGATGCAGGCGATGCTTACTTTCGCTGCCTTGAACCTGAAGAAGATGGCCAACTGGACATGGAGAAGTCCAAAAATGGCCTAA
- the menC gene encoding o-succinylbenzoate synthase: protein MDIKSVCLSVIKMPLKQPFMTHLGSVTDREAIIVEVEDRNGIAGYGEGVAFTSPWYTEETVQTSFHMLKDFLIPLLKEKGISHPDEAFALFSSVRRNHMAKASLETALWDLHAKREGISLSKIIGGTMSAIPAGVVVGNPNLAEVLKQIESYLEQGFKRVKVKISPDADFQLISGIRKQFPDLPLMADANSAYSLRDVDRLKALDEFGLLMIEQPLGFDDIIDHAKLQEKIKTPICLDESIVTFEDARKAVELGSCGVINIKLGRVGGLNEAKRIHDYCHSKGIPVWAGGMIEFGISRAHNIAIASLPGFMIPGDISGSDRYWEQDIIQPEIKVENGMINVPGSPGIGVELNRKRMKEVTVIEERFVL, encoded by the coding sequence ATGGATATTAAGTCCGTCTGTTTATCGGTTATTAAGATGCCATTAAAGCAGCCCTTCATGACTCATTTAGGTTCGGTGACGGACAGGGAAGCCATCATTGTGGAAGTGGAAGATCGAAATGGCATAGCAGGCTATGGTGAAGGGGTAGCTTTTACTTCCCCATGGTATACCGAGGAAACAGTCCAGACTTCATTCCATATGCTGAAAGATTTTTTGATCCCTCTTTTAAAAGAAAAGGGTATCAGCCATCCTGATGAAGCTTTTGCCCTGTTTAGTTCAGTTCGAAGGAATCATATGGCAAAGGCCTCGCTGGAAACTGCACTCTGGGATTTGCATGCGAAGAGAGAAGGCATTTCGTTATCGAAGATTATTGGAGGAACAATGTCAGCCATTCCAGCAGGGGTGGTTGTCGGCAACCCTAATTTGGCTGAGGTCCTTAAACAAATTGAAAGCTATTTGGAGCAGGGCTTCAAGCGGGTGAAGGTTAAAATCAGTCCAGATGCTGACTTCCAGTTAATCTCTGGAATCCGTAAGCAGTTCCCTGATTTGCCCCTGATGGCTGACGCGAACTCGGCATATTCACTACGAGATGTGGACAGGTTAAAAGCTCTTGATGAATTCGGCCTGCTGATGATTGAGCAGCCGCTGGGATTTGATGATATTATCGATCATGCGAAGCTTCAGGAGAAAATCAAGACGCCTATCTGCCTTGATGAAAGCATCGTCACTTTTGAAGACGCCAGGAAAGCAGTCGAGCTCGGAAGCTGCGGAGTTATCAATATAAAACTCGGTCGTGTTGGCGGCCTTAACGAAGCAAAAAGAATACACGATTACTGCCATTCCAAAGGAATTCCTGTTTGGGCGGGCGGCATGATAGAATTCGGTATTTCAAGAGCCCATAATATCGCCATCGCTTCACTGCCGGGATTCATGATTCCAGGTGATATTTCTGGTTCCGACCGCTATTGGGAACAAGATATCATCCAGCCGGAAATAAAGGTGGAGAATGGGATGATCAATGTGCCTGGCAGCCCTGGAATCGGAGTTGAACTTAATAGGAAGCGCATGAAAGAAGTTACTGTTATTGAAGAACGGTTTGTATTATAG
- a CDS encoding o-succinylbenzoate--CoA ligase: MTESMPNWLKKRADLTPDREALIFDGQTYTFKQVFQQANEYAGRLAALDLHKGSSAAVLFSNQAESVFILYGLQMAGIRAVILNNRLTSEELSWQLDDSEADVLVYEMRFNEKVTAINTNIKKISTNNLSQLEGNIPVVLEEYPMDEVTSIMYTSGTTGNPKGVMQTYGNHWWSANASALNLGLHDQDKWLCIVPIFHISGYSILMRSQIYGMPVVLHSSFEEKKVIDDIHQYQITIMSVVSTMLRRIIDELGAERLPVQFRCMLLGGGPAPLPLLESCLKKDIPVFQTYGMTETSSQFATLSPEYSIERLGSAGKALFPNQIRIVDVDGQDVPAGAEGEIVVKGPNVTIGYLNRPDESADKIRNRWLHTGDIGYMDAQGFLYVLDRRSDLIISGGENIYPAEIEGVLLSHPGVADAGVIGASDEQWGQVPVAFIVKKEEVSEEALLALCKQKLAKYKLPKKVYFTDSLPRNAAKKLLRRKLREWLDAERDGNGY, from the coding sequence ATGACTGAATCGATGCCGAATTGGCTGAAAAAGCGGGCGGATCTAACTCCTGACAGAGAAGCCTTGATTTTTGATGGACAGACATATACATTTAAGCAAGTTTTTCAACAGGCAAATGAGTATGCTGGCAGGCTTGCTGCTCTCGATCTCCACAAAGGTTCATCTGCCGCGGTGCTTTTTTCCAATCAGGCTGAATCTGTCTTTATTTTATATGGATTGCAAATGGCTGGTATCAGGGCGGTGATTCTGAATAATCGGCTTACCTCCGAGGAGCTGTCATGGCAGCTGGACGACAGTGAAGCAGATGTACTCGTGTATGAAATGCGATTCAATGAAAAAGTAACTGCGATCAACACCAATATTAAAAAAATCAGTACGAATAATTTGAGCCAGCTAGAAGGAAATATTCCAGTTGTTCTTGAAGAATATCCAATGGACGAAGTGACGTCGATCATGTACACATCAGGTACTACCGGTAATCCGAAGGGTGTTATGCAAACATACGGGAACCACTGGTGGAGTGCAAATGCATCAGCATTAAATCTCGGATTACATGACCAGGATAAATGGCTTTGTATAGTGCCGATCTTCCATATCAGCGGCTACTCAATTTTAATGAGGAGCCAGATATACGGCATGCCAGTTGTATTGCATTCCTCCTTTGAAGAGAAAAAGGTAATCGATGATATCCATCAATATCAAATAACAATCATGTCGGTGGTCAGCACGATGCTGAGGCGGATTATTGATGAACTTGGCGCAGAGAGATTGCCAGTGCAATTCCGCTGCATGCTGTTGGGAGGCGGACCTGCACCGCTGCCTTTACTGGAATCATGTCTTAAAAAAGATATCCCGGTATTTCAAACCTATGGCATGACAGAAACATCTTCACAATTTGCAACATTGTCACCTGAATACAGTATTGAACGTTTGGGTTCTGCCGGTAAGGCGCTATTCCCAAACCAGATCCGGATAGTCGATGTTGATGGCCAGGATGTTCCTGCAGGCGCTGAGGGTGAGATTGTAGTAAAAGGGCCGAATGTTACAATCGGGTACCTGAACCGGCCGGATGAAAGTGCTGATAAAATCCGTAACAGATGGCTTCACACGGGCGATATTGGCTATATGGATGCTCAAGGCTTCCTTTATGTTCTTGACCGACGATCGGATTTAATCATTTCAGGCGGGGAAAATATCTATCCTGCTGAAATTGAAGGAGTTCTGCTTTCGCATCCCGGTGTTGCAGACGCAGGGGTGATTGGAGCGTCTGATGAGCAATGGGGGCAGGTACCAGTTGCTTTTATAGTGAAAAAAGAAGAAGTTTCTGAAGAAGCATTGCTGGCTCTTTGTAAACAGAAACTCGCTAAATACAAACTTCCGAAGAAGGTCTACTTTACGGACAGTCTCCCGAGGAATGCTGCAAAGAAATTATTGAGGCGCAAACTGCGAGAGTGGCTGGATGCGGAGCGTGATGGTAATGGATATTAA
- the menB gene encoding 1,4-dihydroxy-2-naphthoyl-CoA synthase — translation MTVEWVSERKYEDILYETYNGIARITINRPEVRNAFRPKTVMEMIDAFAYARDDSSIGVIVLTGAGDDAFCSGGDQKVRGHGGYIGEDEIPRLNVLDLQRLIRVIPKPVIAQVKGYAIGGGHVLHVVCDLTIAADNAIFGQTGPKVGSFDAGYGSGYLARIVGHKKAREIWFLCRQYNAQEALDMGLVNTVVPLDQVEEETLKWCEEILEKSPTALRFLKAAMNADTDGLAGLQQMAGDATLLYYTTDEAKEGRDAFKEKRKPDFGQFPRFP, via the coding sequence ATGACAGTTGAATGGGTTTCAGAACGCAAGTATGAAGATATTCTGTATGAAACATATAACGGAATTGCAAGAATCACCATCAATCGCCCGGAAGTGCGCAATGCTTTCCGTCCTAAAACGGTTATGGAAATGATCGATGCATTTGCTTATGCACGTGATGATTCAAGTATAGGAGTAATCGTATTGACTGGTGCTGGAGATGATGCATTCTGCTCAGGCGGTGATCAGAAAGTACGCGGCCACGGCGGATACATTGGGGAAGACGAGATTCCTCGTTTGAATGTGCTTGACCTTCAACGTTTAATTCGTGTAATTCCTAAGCCGGTAATCGCTCAGGTAAAAGGTTATGCAATCGGCGGAGGCCATGTGCTTCATGTCGTATGTGACCTGACAATCGCAGCCGACAACGCTATCTTCGGCCAGACTGGACCTAAGGTAGGAAGCTTCGATGCTGGATACGGTTCAGGCTACCTTGCAAGAATCGTTGGCCACAAAAAGGCTCGCGAAATCTGGTTCCTGTGCCGCCAGTACAATGCCCAGGAGGCTTTGGATATGGGTCTAGTCAACACGGTTGTTCCTCTTGACCAGGTTGAAGAGGAAACACTTAAATGGTGTGAAGAAATCCTTGAAAAAAGCCCAACTGCACTTCGCTTCTTGAAAGCAGCAATGAACGCCGACACAGATGGACTTGCTGGACTTCAGCAAATGGCAGGAGACGCAACATTGCTTTACTACACAACAGATGAAGCGAAGGAAGGCCGTGACGCTTTCAAGGAAAAACGCAAGCCAGACTTTGGCCAGTTCCCAAGATTCCCTTGA
- the menH gene encoding 2-succinyl-6-hydroxy-2,4-cyclohexadiene-1-carboxylate synthase → MKTMINGIQYHIQQYGSGIPLILLHGFTGAASTWKPFCPMWGQYSELLMVDLIGHGKTESPGDMGRYNIEKVAYDLKILLDQRGIEKADVLGYSMGGRTAITFASLYPERVRKLVLESTTPGLRNTEDREARILQDHKLAARIESEGLERFIDFWESIPLFRSQLNLSEQVREQIRSQRLKNDPVGLANSLRGMGTGAQPSWWNHLENFDFETLLITGELDEKFCGIAADMASKLPNPTHLTINGCGHAIHVEDSEKFGTIVSEFLWNT, encoded by the coding sequence ATGAAAACCATGATCAATGGAATCCAATATCATATCCAGCAATATGGCAGCGGCATTCCGCTCATATTGCTTCATGGTTTTACCGGAGCGGCTTCTACATGGAAGCCGTTTTGTCCTATGTGGGGACAGTATTCGGAGCTTTTGATGGTTGACCTGATTGGTCACGGGAAGACTGAATCGCCAGGCGATATGGGACGATACAACATCGAGAAAGTAGCCTATGATCTAAAGATCCTTCTGGATCAGCGGGGCATTGAAAAAGCTGATGTGCTTGGGTACTCGATGGGAGGACGGACAGCCATCACATTTGCTAGTCTGTATCCTGAAAGAGTCCGAAAGCTGGTTCTGGAGAGCACGACACCGGGGCTGAGAAATACAGAGGACCGGGAAGCGCGAATTCTGCAGGACCATAAGCTGGCGGCGAGAATTGAGAGTGAGGGGCTGGAAAGGTTTATCGATTTTTGGGAGTCAATCCCGCTTTTTCGCTCACAGTTGAATCTTTCGGAACAAGTAAGGGAACAAATAAGGAGTCAAAGGCTGAAGAATGATCCTGTCGGTCTGGCTAACAGCCTCAGGGGAATGGGAACGGGTGCCCAGCCTTCATGGTGGAATCATCTGGAGAACTTCGATTTCGAAACTCTTTTGATTACAGGCGAACTCGATGAAAAGTTCTGTGGAATTGCCGCTGATATGGCTTCAAAGCTGCCAAATCCGACACATTTGACGATAAATGGATGCGGGCATGCAATTCATGTGGAAGATAGTGAAAAATTTGGTACAATAGTAAGTGAGTTTTTGTGGAATACATAA
- the menD gene encoding 2-succinyl-5-enolpyruvyl-6-hydroxy-3-cyclohexene-1-carboxylic-acid synthase — MSHQEGLTSYIAAFVAELSKTGVKDVVISPGSRSTPMALVMAEHPDLRTHILVDERSASFFALGIAKATRKPVALLCTSGTAAANYYPAVIEASVSRVPLIVLTADRPHELRDVGAPQAIDQIHLYGKNVKWFVEMAPPEKTEDMIRYARTVCGRATATASSYPQGPVHLNFPFREPLIPKMDENLFELPERVGGYVDIQTGHLSLSDEMFKRIGKDLSSYKNGIIVCGQIDNSDFIEQVISLADSLKFPIIADPLSQLRSGEHKRSHIIDTYDAFLRNEDAKEALKPDVIIRFGAMPISKALTIFIKENRHARQFVIDSGAGWREPTMSASDMYYCDEAIFCEKINSVVDYVNESGYMNKWLSLNETAKQQLTAISETKELSEGKLFHMLAEMLPEGATLFVGNSMPIRDLDSFFLLNDRNIKVMANRGANGIDGIVSTALGVANVSQPCYLVLGDLTFYHDLNGLLASKLYNIDINILLINNNGGGIFSFLPQANEPKHFEMLFGTPLDLDFSHIVAMYNGKYDVIKDWEHFADTFAENRSAGGLKVMEVRTARDSNLTEHRNLWKSVSREITGMLTGDKL, encoded by the coding sequence ATGAGTCACCAGGAAGGTTTAACATCATATATCGCTGCATTCGTTGCAGAGTTATCGAAAACAGGGGTGAAGGATGTTGTCATTAGTCCTGGGTCCAGGTCGACGCCTATGGCACTTGTCATGGCGGAGCACCCTGACCTGCGAACCCATATCCTTGTAGATGAGCGCTCTGCATCATTTTTCGCCCTCGGGATTGCCAAAGCAACCCGGAAACCGGTTGCCCTCCTATGTACATCTGGAACGGCTGCGGCAAACTATTATCCTGCGGTAATTGAAGCTAGTGTTTCAAGAGTCCCGCTTATTGTCCTGACAGCAGACCGTCCGCATGAATTGCGCGATGTTGGTGCTCCACAGGCCATTGATCAAATCCATCTATACGGAAAGAACGTTAAGTGGTTTGTCGAAATGGCACCGCCGGAAAAAACGGAAGACATGATCCGTTATGCACGTACTGTTTGTGGCAGAGCAACTGCAACAGCCTCAAGCTATCCGCAGGGACCTGTGCATTTGAACTTCCCATTCAGGGAGCCATTGATACCAAAGATGGATGAGAATTTGTTTGAACTGCCTGAACGTGTGGGTGGCTATGTCGATATTCAGACAGGACATCTGAGTCTCTCTGATGAAATGTTCAAGAGAATTGGTAAGGACTTATCATCATACAAGAATGGTATCATCGTCTGCGGGCAGATTGATAACAGTGATTTTATTGAACAAGTCATCTCGCTTGCTGACAGCTTGAAGTTCCCGATTATAGCTGATCCGTTGTCACAGCTGCGGAGCGGGGAACACAAAAGGAGTCACATCATTGATACATATGATGCATTTTTGCGGAACGAAGATGCAAAGGAAGCATTGAAACCTGATGTGATTATCCGTTTTGGGGCAATGCCTATTTCAAAGGCACTGACTATTTTTATAAAAGAAAACCGCCATGCCCGTCAGTTTGTGATTGACAGCGGTGCCGGGTGGCGTGAGCCGACAATGTCAGCAAGCGATATGTATTATTGTGACGAAGCGATATTTTGCGAGAAGATCAATAGTGTCGTTGATTATGTGAATGAGTCCGGTTATATGAACAAGTGGCTCTCTTTGAACGAGACGGCCAAGCAGCAATTAACCGCCATTTCCGAGACAAAGGAATTAAGCGAAGGAAAGCTGTTCCATATGCTTGCCGAAATGCTTCCTGAGGGAGCGACTCTTTTTGTCGGCAACAGCATGCCAATACGCGATCTTGATTCGTTTTTTTTGCTCAATGATAGGAATATCAAGGTTATGGCAAACAGGGGAGCGAATGGCATAGATGGAATCGTTTCTACTGCGCTTGGCGTAGCGAATGTATCGCAGCCATGTTACCTGGTGCTTGGGGATTTGACATTCTACCATGATTTGAACGGTTTATTGGCTTCCAAATTATATAATATCGATATCAATATTTTGCTGATTAACAATAATGGCGGCGGAATTTTCTCATTCCTCCCTCAGGCAAATGAGCCAAAGCATTTTGAGATGCTTTTCGGCACACCTCTAGATCTGGATTTCAGTCATATTGTCGCCATGTACAATGGGAAATATGATGTGATTAAAGACTGGGAGCATTTTGCGGATACTTTTGCCGAGAACCGGAGTGCTGGTGGTCTTAAGGTGATGGAAGTCCGTACAGCCAGAGACTCGAACTTGACAGAACATCGAAATTTGTGGAAATCTGTTTCCCGGGAAATAACAGGGATGCTTACCGGTGACAAATTATGA
- a CDS encoding isochorismate synthase — protein sequence MVAIQDTELRQGILDGIERAKGQSQSILVSEVHKIDRMNPFYFFASGREKYFGERFFWKDPEGEQFLTGLGICGQIQSVQAADRFFHVEKEWKRFMETALVFNKYNYSGTGPTIFGGFSFDPLKKGTALWSKFSEALFHIPKFMLTIIKGEVYFTTNVICTQHDDISLFEKVTRERQEVLTKAMLTPETAEMDLKEMVEIEPEAWKQTVRDVVNGFGDSNLKKVVLARELRLHFENEVQAERVLGNLLENQKASFIFAFESNGDCFIGASPERLVKKNGDSLFSACLAGSIARGANPEEDEKLGNELLTDQKNLIEHQYVVDMIKEAMEETCDEVILPDQPALMKMKYIQHLYTPVIGKNRKGTSILHLVDRLHPTPALGGLPKQAAIEKIREIEQLDRGLYAAPLGWMDYQGNGEFAVAIRSGLIQGKEASLFAGCGIVADSNAESEYKETSIKFRPMLTALGGKIT from the coding sequence TTGGTTGCCATTCAGGACACGGAACTTAGACAGGGAATTCTTGATGGAATTGAGCGGGCCAAAGGACAATCTCAGTCGATTTTGGTCAGTGAAGTCCATAAAATAGATCGCATGAATCCTTTTTATTTTTTTGCCTCTGGAAGGGAAAAATACTTTGGAGAACGTTTTTTCTGGAAAGATCCAGAGGGGGAGCAATTCCTGACGGGTTTGGGTATTTGCGGTCAAATACAGTCGGTTCAGGCAGCTGACCGCTTTTTTCATGTTGAAAAAGAGTGGAAGCGCTTCATGGAAACCGCACTTGTTTTTAATAAATACAATTATAGTGGAACAGGTCCAACCATATTTGGAGGATTCTCTTTTGATCCGTTGAAAAAGGGGACAGCATTATGGTCTAAATTTTCAGAAGCGCTGTTTCATATTCCGAAATTCATGCTGACCATCATTAAGGGTGAGGTATATTTTACGACGAATGTAATCTGCACCCAGCATGATGATATTTCATTATTTGAAAAAGTGACCCGAGAGCGGCAAGAAGTGCTTACTAAAGCCATGCTTACACCAGAAACTGCCGAGATGGATCTTAAGGAAATGGTTGAAATTGAACCGGAAGCCTGGAAACAAACAGTCAGAGATGTTGTTAATGGTTTTGGGGACAGCAATTTAAAAAAAGTCGTTCTCGCGAGGGAACTGCGCCTTCATTTCGAAAATGAGGTCCAGGCTGAAAGAGTCCTTGGGAATCTTTTGGAGAACCAGAAAGCGAGCTTTATATTTGCCTTCGAATCCAATGGGGATTGTTTTATAGGGGCTTCACCTGAAAGGCTGGTCAAGAAAAATGGAGACAGCCTGTTTTCTGCATGTCTTGCAGGTTCTATCGCAAGGGGAGCAAATCCCGAGGAAGATGAGAAGCTTGGCAATGAGCTTTTAACTGACCAGAAAAACTTGATAGAACATCAATATGTTGTCGATATGATCAAAGAGGCTATGGAGGAAACCTGTGATGAGGTAATCCTTCCAGATCAGCCAGCGTTAATGAAAATGAAATACATCCAGCATTTATATACTCCAGTTATCGGTAAAAACCGGAAAGGAACCTCTATCCTTCATCTGGTAGACAGGCTCCATCCGACACCAGCGCTTGGTGGATTGCCGAAACAGGCAGCGATTGAGAAGATCAGGGAAATTGAACAGCTGGACAGAGGCCTTTATGCTGCTCCTTTAGGCTGGATGGATTATCAGGGAAACGGTGAGTTTGCCGTAGCAATCCGCTCGGGACTGATCCAGGGAAAAGAGGCTTCATTATTTGCCGGATGTGGAATCGTGGCAGATTCAAATGCAGAAAGCGAATACAAAGAAACTAGCATCAAGTTCCGGCCGATGCTTACAGCACTTGGAGGAAAGATAACATGA